TCTCAGGTTAGCCCCAACCTTCGCCACCGTCTATATCCGCCCAAAGATACCAGGAAAGGATCGTTCTAAAGGGAGAATAACTCATTAAAAAATGCTGGATTTCCTTTTTATTATCCTTGGAAATTCCATAGTGTTTTTCCACAGATTTTCTAAGAATCAGATCGTTGATGGAAAAGTGATCCCAACGATCCAAGGCGAAGATCAAAACCATTTCCGCCGTCCAAGGTCCGACGCCTTTCAAAGAGCAAAGAAGGTTTAAAACATCAGAATCTTCTAATTTACGAAGTTTTGAATCGGTGATATCCCGATTCAAATAAGCTTCGGCGATTCGTTTGATTGTTTCAGTCTTAGCTTGGGAAACTCCTATCTTTTTCAACTTCTCGTTCGGAATCGTTACAATCTGATCCGGAGAGGGAATTTTTTTACTTCCTGCCAGAGAAATCAATCTGCGTTCGAAGGTTAGGGCGACTTTAACGGAGAGTTGTTGGCCCAGAACGGATTTAATCAAAACCTGATAAGGGTTGCCTATGGTTTTTAACTTACAAGGTCCGATGGAATCGATCAGTTTTTTTGTGATTGGATCCTTTTTACGAAGCCAATCGGAGGCTTTTCGGAGACGAATATTCCTATCTTCTAAAACGGAAGGAGAACGTTTTTTAGGATTGGGAACTCGGGAAGAATCTGGAGAAGGCATTCAAATTTGAAAACACGAGTTATACTCTTTTTTTGAGTTTGTTTTCCATTTGGGATTTTTTTCTATAAATATGAACCAACTTTTCCAGTTCGACTAAATCGGTACAGCTGAGTTTGCCCTGATCAAGCTTGATCCATTTGTTTTTAGTCAAAAGATCTAGGACTAAATTCTCGTCTTTCGGGTAGGAGAGACCGACCATTTTGATCAAATCCTTCGTGCCGATTTCAAAGTTATACGAAATTTTCGGAGCGATCTTGATTCTATTTTTTTCGACAAGAGTTAACAGAGTATCTGCAATTCTACCTTGAGGATCGTTGATCATTAAGTTTGCAAGTTGTTTGTAAGCGGTCCAAATTCTTTCGGAAAGAAGAGTGATCAAACGGGTTGCGAGTTGGGGTTGAGCTTTGACCATACCTTCGAAGTTGGCCTTGTTGATCGCGAGAAGTTGGACATGGCCCCATGCGATTGCCGAAGCGGATCTCGGTTTGTTATCGAGAAGCGCCATTTCGCCGAAGATATCCCCATTCTGAAGAACCGCGAGTAATACTTCGTTTTTATCCACAATCTTTGTGATTTTTACCTTACCGTTTTGAATGATATACAGTTCTCTACCGGGTTCGTGTTCGCAAAAGATCATTTCGTTGTCCGCGTACATACGATTGAACTTCGTAAGATCGATCGTGGGAGCTTGCATCGGTTGGTTCATCGTTTGTAATTTCAGTTTTGCCTGAGTGGCAAACGGACCGTTCGGAAGATATTGAAGGTACTTTTGGAATGCGTAAGCGGCGTGGTGGTTGTTCTTCTGATTGAAGTAGTTTTCGCCGATGTTGTAGAGTTCGTTCGGATCTTCTTCCACTGCGGAGCGGAATGTCAAACGTGTGATTGTCTGGTCGAATTGGCGAAGTTTCATCGAAAAATACCGGATGATTTTCATCGCTACCGGGGTGTTTCTTTGAATGAGAGTTCCGAATTGATCGTAACTCACCTCGATCACCGAAACGTCAGTGAGTGCCACTGCGGATTCGATTTGGGCGTGTTGGCTCATCGCGGCGACGACGCCGAAAAAGTCCCCCGGGCCTTGGACGGAATTTGGGTCTTCGCCGACGACCGGGTTTTCTCTACCTATTTTTACCTTCCCTTCCCGAATAATAAAGAAACTAGGAGAATCTTTTTTACCCTCTACGATAATATAGGAGCCCTTCTGGAAATTAACGATTTGGAAGATGCCTGTGGACATGCTGTTATGTTAATATTTTTTTTAAAAATCAGAGTTCAACTGTTTTCATTATCGGTTTTCAGGAATTGAATCTCGAAAAAAAGAAGTATTTTCTCCACATTCCGACGTTTCCGTCTTTGAATCGTTTAAAATATCCCATTCCGAGAGTTCCACGAATGCTTTTTCGGCGAGTTCTCTGGAAAAGGACTGAGTGCAGATTGATTTGAAAACTTCTTTCGCTTTGTTCTTTTCCCCGATTTCGAGATAAAGTTTACCGACTTCGAAAAATGCGTTTAAACCTTGGGAGGAGGTCGGTTCCTGAGAATATTGATGCAGATTGATTTCGAGGACTTTTTCCGGGCGACCAAGCCTGGAGTAATTATTTTTTAGAACCTGATAGGCTTTGTATTTGAGTTTGCTTGTCGGATAAAGAATCAGGAAATTTTTAATTTCCTCGATGGATCTGTGGAATTTTCGGTCTTTGTAAGCTTCTTCCGCGATTCTAAGTAGGTTTTCGGCTTGAGTTTCCTGAAGAGAGCCGATTTCAGAACTCAAAGAGCCGGAAAAGGAAATCCAAGATAAGGATAAAATCATCAAAAATTTTATCTGAAAAAACTCGAAGAAAGCGTATTTAAACTTGGTATTTTTTTTCCTAAGCCGAGTGTGTCGTTCTCTACGGATTAACCCTAAAATTGCCCGGTGCACATTCGACAGAATGGGGAATCTGATTTTGTCGTTCTGGACCACGCGGGGCGTTTGGGGTTTGTAACAAGCTGTAAGGAAAATGAAGAATCTTTTGGCCTGCAAAATAAAGCTCCGGAGGGAAAAATACCCTCCTACTAAAGAATTATCTGCAGGTTTTTCGAAAAAGTTGATTACTTTTTCTGATCGATTGATTTGCGATGGCGTTCGCAGAGTCTGTAGAGTTTTCCGGAAGAAGGGTTCTTTTTGGAGACTTTCGTTCCACACACGATACAAAGGCCGTTATTTCTTCTTTTTTGGTATAAAAGTTGAACTCTTTCGGCGCCGGACAGATTGTATTTGCTAATCTGTATTCTAAATCCTTTATATAGGTAATTGCCTACGGCTTCAATGGATTGAGATTTAACGCCTGTTATCAGGGATTCAAGATCGTCTTTGGAGATTTTTTTCGGTTTCATACTGATATTTATGACGAAATCACCTAATTAAAATTACAGAAAAAAATAAACGTTGAATTTTTTTTTAGAGAATCGCTCTAAGATGGATTATAAAATAGATAAATCTAGGCAATTCGTGATTTGAAGGGAAGCGGGATGAATTTTTGGATTGGACGATCTAAAAATAAAACGTCTTTTCAGCTTAAATCGAAACGTGCTGGTAAGGTGTTATAGTTTTGCGCCGAAAAGGCAGATTTGTGCGAAGATTTCGCGGGTCACTTATAGACAGGACATAGTAAAACGTAGTCATTTGAAATAAATTCTTATCAAAATAAAAACGAAGTGGGTGGTTGCGAACCTTTTATCATTTCGATTGTGATCTATCAGGACAGCATAACAAGACGAAAGGCGAATGGATTTGATAATCGATATTCTCTATTTACTTTTGACAAGAAATCAAACAATCATTTGAGAAATCTAAGTTTAAAAACGACTAAAGGCTTGCAAAAAATGATTGTGACTCTTAGGCTAAACGGATATGTTTCGAAAGAAACAAAGGAGATTTCTATGAAGAATCGGCAATTGTTTTCAAACTCATCGAATCGAAGTCCCTTACAAACACAAGTTTCTCCAAATTTCAATTTTATCTGTAGGCTTTTTTGTCT
The nucleotide sequence above comes from Leptospira weilii. Encoded proteins:
- a CDS encoding cyclic nucleotide-binding domain-containing protein, yielding MSTGIFQIVNFQKGSYIIVEGKKDSPSFFIIREGKVKIGRENPVVGEDPNSVQGPGDFFGVVAAMSQHAQIESAVALTDVSVIEVSYDQFGTLIQRNTPVAMKIIRYFSMKLRQFDQTITRLTFRSAVEEDPNELYNIGENYFNQKNNHHAAYAFQKYLQYLPNGPFATQAKLKLQTMNQPMQAPTIDLTKFNRMYADNEMIFCEHEPGRELYIIQNGKVKITKIVDKNEVLLAVLQNGDIFGEMALLDNKPRSASAIAWGHVQLLAINKANFEGMVKAQPQLATRLITLLSERIWTAYKQLANLMINDPQGRIADTLLTLVEKNRIKIAPKISYNFEIGTKDLIKMVGLSYPKDENLVLDLLTKNKWIKLDQGKLSCTDLVELEKLVHIYRKKSQMENKLKKRV
- a CDS encoding tetratricopeptide repeat protein, translating into MVQNDKIRFPILSNVHRAILGLIRRERHTRLRKKNTKFKYAFFEFFQIKFLMILSLSWISFSGSLSSEIGSLQETQAENLLRIAEEAYKDRKFHRSIEEIKNFLILYPTSKLKYKAYQVLKNNYSRLGRPEKVLEINLHQYSQEPTSSQGLNAFFEVGKLYLEIGEKNKAKEVFKSICTQSFSRELAEKAFVELSEWDILNDSKTETSECGENTSFFRDSIPENR
- a CDS encoding DNA-3-methyladenine glycosylase family protein, translating into MPSPDSSRVPNPKKRSPSVLEDRNIRLRKASDWLRKKDPITKKLIDSIGPCKLKTIGNPYQVLIKSVLGQQLSVKVALTFERRLISLAGSKKIPSPDQIVTIPNEKLKKIGVSQAKTETIKRIAEAYLNRDITDSKLRKLEDSDVLNLLCSLKGVGPWTAEMVLIFALDRWDHFSINDLILRKSVEKHYGISKDNKKEIQHFLMSYSPFRTILSWYLWADIDGGEGWG
- a CDS encoding LIC10235 family protein, translating into MKPKKISKDDLESLITGVKSQSIEAVGNYLYKGFRIQISKYNLSGAERVQLLYQKRRNNGLCIVCGTKVSKKNPSSGKLYRLCERHRKSIDQKK